The Triticum dicoccoides isolate Atlit2015 ecotype Zavitan chromosome 6A, WEW_v2.0, whole genome shotgun sequence genome has a window encoding:
- the LOC119317433 gene encoding rho GTPase-activating protein 5-like produces MVPSRIRFARQIPLPCCSDTEEEEEEEEEEEEEEVGEEEVPVASPLILPASRGGVSVVDMVAAALRRSLLLCSSVRAEEGTGTAAAGMQIGQPTEVRHVSHVTFDRFVGFLGLPADLEPEVPRPAPSASVSVFGVSPTSMQCSFDKRGNSVPTILLTMQRKLYLLGGLQAEGVFRINADNRQEQHVREQLNRGVVPDGVDLHYLAGLIKAWFRELPSGVLDSLTPEQVMHCNTEEECSRIASIVPPVEAALLDWAINLMADVVEHENYNKMNARNVAMVFAPNMTQMADPLTALIHAVQVMNFLKTLILKTVKEREEAAAATRGFTSSSGSPSDKDAPQALNLLDNPLNCSSRENVERPMISGATLDHFLFSMEQALHQDAQASVGEPKKCDTGTAHDKYNDEFSPVDSDFSNSQDDSSSGNKFSNDSVEGLFDRFKFRKGVGRICRHPVFQLSRSMKKSDEAGQACA; encoded by the exons ATGGTGCCGTCCCGGATCCGCTTCGCCCGCCAAATCCCCCTCCCCTGCTGCTCTGAcaccgaagaggaggaggaggaggaggaggaggaagaggaggaggaggtgggggaggaaGAGGTGCCGGTCGCGTCGCCGCTGATACTGCCGGCGTCGAGGGGAGGGGTCTCCGTGGTGGATATGGTCGCGGCGGCGCTGCGGAGGTCGCTGCTGCTGTGCAGCAGCGTGCGCGCCGAGGAAGGCACCGGCACTGCGGCTGCGGGGATGCAGATAGGGCAGCCCACGGAGGTGCGCCACGTCTCGCACGTCACCTTCGACCGCTTCGTCGGCTTCCTCGGCCTCCCTGCCGACCTCGAGCCCGAGGTGCCGCGCCCCGCGCCCAGCGCCAG TGTAAGTGTATTTGGAGTTTCACCAACGTCCATGCAATGCTCGTTTGATAAAAGAGGAAACAGTGTACCAACAATACTATTGACCATGCAAAGGAAGCTATATTTACTTGGGGGCCTTCAG gctgaagggGTCTTCAGAATAAATGCTGACAATAGACAGGAACAGCATGTCAGGGAGCAACTAAACAGAGGTGTTGTTCCAGATGGAGTTGACTTGCATTATCTTGCAGGCCTTATAAAG GCATGGTTCCGAGAACTTCCAAGTGGAGTATTAGACTCATTGACTCCAGAACAAGTGATGCATTGCAACACTGAAGAAGAGTGTTCTCGTATTGCGAGTATTGTACCTCCAGTGGAAGCAGCATTACTGGATTGGGCCATTAATCTGATGGCAGATGTtgtggagcatgaaaactacaacaAGATGAATGCTCGCAACGTTGCTATGGTTTTCGCGCCAAACATGACTCAG ATGGCCGATCCCTTAACTGCTTTGATACATGCAGTTCAAGTGATGAATTTTTTGAAGACATTGATACTGAAGACTGTCAAAGAAAGGGAGGAGGCAGCTGCCGCAACAAGGGGATTCACCTCCAGCTCTGGTTCCCCGAGTGACAAAGATGCGCCTCAGGCATTAAATCTTTTGGACAACCCCTTAAATTGCTCAAGTCGGGAAAATGTCGAACGCCCCATGATTAGTGGGGCTACTCTCGACCACTTTCTCTTTAGCATGGAACAAGCGCTTCACCAAGATGCGCAAGCCAGTGTCGGAGAACCCAAGAAGTGTGACACCGGTACAGCACATGACAAATACAATGACGAATTTTCTCCTGTGGACAGTGATTTTAGTAATAGCCAAGATGACAGCAGTTCTGGAAACAAATTCAGTAACGACAGTGTGGAAGGTTTGTTTGACAGATTCAAATTTAGGAAAGGGGTAGGCAGAATCTGCAGGCACCCAGTGTTTCAGTTGAGTAGGTCCATGAAGAAGTCTGATGAAGCAGGACAGGCTTGTGCATGA